In the genome of Fulvivirga maritima, one region contains:
- a CDS encoding DUF3891 family protein: MIVNRTNKGWDIIFQRNHALLAGNIAYLIAPRYHPPRWVETLCAIMEHDDGQQDWSISSRVSDKGEPLDFTAYECDLSQAKKVVAESFYKSKWIHLLVSIHTHSLYADIKNKSIELQNFLKEQEVKQKELTQELHLTKTEVDTYYAFLRWCDELSLQLCRRSSNNEVGTSPVGSLNRQEENQLIISSTGQYTIDPWVFSHKEVKLYAEVYEIEQEKFSSDQVLKKYIEATIPYRKEWKLNYK, encoded by the coding sequence GGGATATTATATTCCAACGAAATCATGCACTATTAGCAGGAAATATCGCTTATCTAATTGCTCCAAGATATCATCCTCCCAGATGGGTAGAAACCTTATGTGCCATTATGGAGCATGATGACGGTCAACAAGATTGGAGCATTTCTTCAAGAGTGTCTGACAAAGGAGAACCCCTTGATTTCACTGCTTATGAATGCGATTTAAGCCAAGCTAAAAAAGTGGTTGCAGAATCATTTTATAAGTCTAAGTGGATTCACCTGCTGGTGTCTATCCATACTCATTCTTTATATGCCGACATCAAAAATAAATCTATTGAACTACAAAACTTTCTAAAGGAGCAGGAAGTAAAACAAAAGGAATTAACTCAGGAACTGCATCTTACCAAAACAGAAGTGGATACCTACTATGCTTTTTTGAGATGGTGTGATGAGCTTTCACTACAATTATGCAGAAGATCATCTAACAATGAAGTGGGGACTTCTCCTGTAGGCTCTTTAAACAGGCAGGAAGAGAATCAATTAATCATATCATCAACAGGACAATACACGATAGATCCATGGGTGTTTTCTCATAAAGAAGTAAAACTTTATGCTGAAGTGTATGAAATAGAACAAGAGAAATTCTCTTCTGACCAAGTGTTGAAAAAATATATAGAAGCTACAATACCTTACCGAAAGGAATGGAAATTAAATTATAAATAA